The following are from one region of the Bactrocera oleae isolate idBacOlea1 chromosome 6, idBacOlea1, whole genome shotgun sequence genome:
- the Rcd7 gene encoding uncharacterized protein Rcd7, producing MFKMYSTFDKIPSVIEIQLDPVKKLTVSQELEAAKALLHQRKTQCSSIKYKYKRPKRAPLLYGYKFFCVCPQYNPEYACKHTGSVIIDRDVLTKEEHMCYLSTPRENLAAPRKRPRYYQKKIIMPNCTTRIEQLAMPDVKRVRYTLDVHRSFLRKRQIKSLKHHLDHKSKIVSYSINTALSYIEEEKRLQRVAKALQKRQCRRLKKHILRKQRRQIRKIICVLFEEMRDFLLNDQFLIDERSTLCAVILEQIRNFTDNEFYTTSNLREYQQVLANNLTVWINKFISNLNIHLAPPPVLTENLKPDTFLPVKDYISCSELIESEEYQTEQNIYFSAEDEDNDFLYNTEDTITNTNH from the exons ATGTTTAAAATGTATTCAACATTTGATAAAATTCCTAGTGTTATCGAAATTCAACTAGATCCAGTCAAGAAACTAACCGTTTCACAAGAACTCGAGGCCGCCAAAGCATTACTTCATCAGCGAAAAACTCAGTGCTCatccataaaatataaatacaaaagaccCAAACGGGCTCCACTTTTATATGGATACAAATTCTTTTGCGTTTGCCCGCAATACAACCCCGAATATGCATGTAAGCATACCGGTAGCGTAATAATTGACCGTGATGTTCTTACCAAAGAGGAACATATGTGTTACTTATCCACACCGCGAGAAAATTTGGCTGCTCCTCGAAAGAGACCTAGATATtaccagaaaaaaattattatgccaAATTGTACGACACGCATAGAGCAATTGGCTATGCCCGATGTAAAGCGTGTCCGTTATACACTAGACGTACATAGGAGTTTTCTTAGAAAACGACAAATTAAGTCGTTAAAACATCATTTGGATCATAAATCCAAAATTGTGTCCTATAGCATAAATACTGCGCTTTCATATATTGAAGAAGAAAAGCGATTACAAAGAGTTGCTAAAGCGTTGCAAAAGCGACAATGTCGGAGACTCAAAAAGCATATACTTCGTAAGCAGCGACGACAAATAAGGAAGATTATTTGTGTGTTATTTGAGGAAATGAGAGATTTTTTACTTAACGATCAGTTTTTGATAGATGAGCGGTCAACTCTTTGCGCAGTTATATTGGAACAAATTAGGAATTTTACAG ATAATGAGTTCTACACTACAAGTAACCTAAGAGAATATCAACAAGTCTTAGCAAACAATCTCACAGTAtggataaataaatttatatctaaTCTCAACATACATCTGGCGCCACCCCCAGTTTTAACGGAAAACTTAAAACCTGATACATTTTTGCCTGTCAAAGATTATATATCATGTTCAGAATTGATTGAGAGTGAAGAATACCAGAcggaacaaaatatttatttttctgccGAGGATGAAGATAATGATTTTTTGTACAATACTGAAGATACAATAACTAATACAAACCATTAA